In Rhinoderma darwinii isolate aRhiDar2 chromosome 9, aRhiDar2.hap1, whole genome shotgun sequence, the following are encoded in one genomic region:
- the LOC142660447 gene encoding natural cytotoxicity triggering receptor 3 ligand 1-like isoform X2: MSNTRTIDRSLSLMLGVIILLRSAAAGKLEIRRMYSHVEALLGHNTTIPCHFSGYNASDFHLSIVSVRWTQRTLENPEQRVYLFDGGKHTADRPGSHIPDSKLLGGDASLHIPNIQFMDEGEYTCNVITPPDEATSKVTVQVSAVPSCTVSDSTLQMHPNTERSVTCHVNGFHPETVKIQWVKNSKASSKTSQLDDQTFTRIPVQNQDGTYNVTSVLYVKPVSTDEDGDIYSCVIHHRPPTGSLTCDFTLSVTAYILTEEKKPMRVWTVSFTVVVLVGLVAVFCIYLLYYKNEPPKISDIKKTQLIDKKNTSLVCLITGFRPRNISISLYLKKGGTEKSLVGSWQSPGKGMEDTPLITNHNNDLTLNCFLSSTHRGLFSCICAISITPNLNEHNGARLILEVEHEALTDPIFEELLLEVTGN; this comes from the exons ATGTCAAACACACGGACTATAGACCGGAGCCTCTCCCTGATGTTGGGGGTTATAATCCTTCTCCGTTCAGCAGCAGCCG GTAAATTAGAGATCCGCAGGATGTATTCCCATGTAGAGGCGCTGCTGGGACATAATACGACCATCCCTTGTCACTTCTCCGGCTACAATGCTTCAGATTTCCATCTTTCTATAGTTTCTGTGCGCTGGACTCAGAGAACGTTGGAAAACCCAGAACAACGAGTCTATTTGTTCGATGGTGGTAAACATACTGCAGACCGACCTGGGTCACATATACCAGACAGTAAACTTCTGGGAGGAGATGCCAGTCTACATATACCCAACATTCAGTTCATGGATGAAGGAGAATATACCTGTAATGTCATCACCCCTCCTGATGAAGCAACAAGTAAAGTCACTGTGCAGGTGTCAG CTGTGCCGTCCTGTACAGTGAGTGACTCCACACTACAGATGCATCCCAACACTGAGAGATCTGTTACATGTCATGTGAACGGCTTCCATCCAGAAACTGTGAAAATACAATGGGTGAAGAATAGTAAAGCTTCCTCCAAAACATCTCAACTGGATGACCAAACCTTTACCCGTATACCAGTTCAGAACCAGGATGGGACCTACAATGTGACAAGTGTGCTGTATGTAAAACCTGTCAGCACAGATGAAGACGGAGATATATATTCATGTGTAATCCACCACAGGCCACCGACAGGCAGTCTTACTTGTGATTTTACTCTATCAGTAACAG cttatattcttacagaagaaaaaaaaccaatGCGGGTTTGGACTGTATCATTCACAGTGGTGGTGCTGGTGGGGCTGGTGGCTGTGTTctgtatttatctattatattatAAGAATG AACCACCTAAGATTTCCGACATCAAAAAAACCCAACTGATCGATAAGAAAAACACAAGCCTGGTATGTCTGATAACTGGTTTCAGACCAAGAAATATTTCTATATCCTTGTATTTAAAGAAAGGCGGCACAGAGAAGAGTTTAGTCGGCTCCTGGCAGTCCCCCGGGAAAGGAATGGAGGATACGCCTTTAATCACTAATCACAATAATGACCTGACTTTGAATTGTTTTTTATCATCAACTCATCGTGGTTTGTTCAGCTGTATCTGCGCTATATCTATAACACCCAATCTCAATGAACATAACGGTGCTCGGCTTATTTTGGAAGTTGAACATGAAGCTCTGACAGATCCCATCTTTGAAGAGCTGCTGCTAGAGGTGACGG gtAATTAA
- the LOC142660447 gene encoding natural cytotoxicity triggering receptor 3 ligand 1-like isoform X1 has protein sequence MSNTRTIDRSLSLMLGVIILLRSAAAGKLEIRRMYSHVEALLGHNTTIPCHFSGYNASDFHLSIVSVRWTQRTLENPEQRVYLFDGGKHTADRPGSHIPDSKLLGGDASLHIPNIQFMDEGEYTCNVITPPDEATSKVTVQVSAVPSCTVSDSTLQMHPNTERSVTCHVNGFHPETVKIQWVKNSKASSKTSQLDDQTFTRIPVQNQDGTYNVTSVLYVKPVSTDEDGDIYSCVIHHRPPTGSLTCDFTLSVTAYILTEEKKPMRVWTVSFTVVVLVGLVAVFCIYLLYYKNEPPKISDIKKTQLIDKKNTSLVCLITGFRPRNISISLYLKKGGTEKSLVGSWQSPGKGMEDTPLITNHNNDLTLNCFLSSTHRGLFSCICAISITPNLNEHNGARLILEVEHEALTDPIFEELLLEVTGRNALSYY, from the exons ATGTCAAACACACGGACTATAGACCGGAGCCTCTCCCTGATGTTGGGGGTTATAATCCTTCTCCGTTCAGCAGCAGCCG GTAAATTAGAGATCCGCAGGATGTATTCCCATGTAGAGGCGCTGCTGGGACATAATACGACCATCCCTTGTCACTTCTCCGGCTACAATGCTTCAGATTTCCATCTTTCTATAGTTTCTGTGCGCTGGACTCAGAGAACGTTGGAAAACCCAGAACAACGAGTCTATTTGTTCGATGGTGGTAAACATACTGCAGACCGACCTGGGTCACATATACCAGACAGTAAACTTCTGGGAGGAGATGCCAGTCTACATATACCCAACATTCAGTTCATGGATGAAGGAGAATATACCTGTAATGTCATCACCCCTCCTGATGAAGCAACAAGTAAAGTCACTGTGCAGGTGTCAG CTGTGCCGTCCTGTACAGTGAGTGACTCCACACTACAGATGCATCCCAACACTGAGAGATCTGTTACATGTCATGTGAACGGCTTCCATCCAGAAACTGTGAAAATACAATGGGTGAAGAATAGTAAAGCTTCCTCCAAAACATCTCAACTGGATGACCAAACCTTTACCCGTATACCAGTTCAGAACCAGGATGGGACCTACAATGTGACAAGTGTGCTGTATGTAAAACCTGTCAGCACAGATGAAGACGGAGATATATATTCATGTGTAATCCACCACAGGCCACCGACAGGCAGTCTTACTTGTGATTTTACTCTATCAGTAACAG cttatattcttacagaagaaaaaaaaccaatGCGGGTTTGGACTGTATCATTCACAGTGGTGGTGCTGGTGGGGCTGGTGGCTGTGTTctgtatttatctattatattatAAGAATG AACCACCTAAGATTTCCGACATCAAAAAAACCCAACTGATCGATAAGAAAAACACAAGCCTGGTATGTCTGATAACTGGTTTCAGACCAAGAAATATTTCTATATCCTTGTATTTAAAGAAAGGCGGCACAGAGAAGAGTTTAGTCGGCTCCTGGCAGTCCCCCGGGAAAGGAATGGAGGATACGCCTTTAATCACTAATCACAATAATGACCTGACTTTGAATTGTTTTTTATCATCAACTCATCGTGGTTTGTTCAGCTGTATCTGCGCTATATCTATAACACCCAATCTCAATGAACATAACGGTGCTCGGCTTATTTTGGAAGTTGAACATGAAGCTCTGACAGATCCCATCTTTGAAGAGCTGCTGCTAGAGGTGACGGGTAGGAACGCATTGTCTTACTATTGA
- the LOC142660447 gene encoding natural cytotoxicity triggering receptor 3 ligand 1-like isoform X3 → MYSHVEALLGHNTTIPCHFSGYNASDFHLSIVSVRWTQRTLENPEQRVYLFDGGKHTADRPGSHIPDSKLLGGDASLHIPNIQFMDEGEYTCNVITPPDEATSKVTVQVSAVPSCTVSDSTLQMHPNTERSVTCHVNGFHPETVKIQWVKNSKASSKTSQLDDQTFTRIPVQNQDGTYNVTSVLYVKPVSTDEDGDIYSCVIHHRPPTGSLTCDFTLSVTAYILTEEKKPMRVWTVSFTVVVLVGLVAVFCIYLLYYKNEPPKISDIKKTQLIDKKNTSLVCLITGFRPRNISISLYLKKGGTEKSLVGSWQSPGKGMEDTPLITNHNNDLTLNCFLSSTHRGLFSCICAISITPNLNEHNGARLILEVEHEALTDPIFEELLLEVTGRNALSYY, encoded by the exons ATGTATTCCCATGTAGAGGCGCTGCTGGGACATAATACGACCATCCCTTGTCACTTCTCCGGCTACAATGCTTCAGATTTCCATCTTTCTATAGTTTCTGTGCGCTGGACTCAGAGAACGTTGGAAAACCCAGAACAACGAGTCTATTTGTTCGATGGTGGTAAACATACTGCAGACCGACCTGGGTCACATATACCAGACAGTAAACTTCTGGGAGGAGATGCCAGTCTACATATACCCAACATTCAGTTCATGGATGAAGGAGAATATACCTGTAATGTCATCACCCCTCCTGATGAAGCAACAAGTAAAGTCACTGTGCAGGTGTCAG CTGTGCCGTCCTGTACAGTGAGTGACTCCACACTACAGATGCATCCCAACACTGAGAGATCTGTTACATGTCATGTGAACGGCTTCCATCCAGAAACTGTGAAAATACAATGGGTGAAGAATAGTAAAGCTTCCTCCAAAACATCTCAACTGGATGACCAAACCTTTACCCGTATACCAGTTCAGAACCAGGATGGGACCTACAATGTGACAAGTGTGCTGTATGTAAAACCTGTCAGCACAGATGAAGACGGAGATATATATTCATGTGTAATCCACCACAGGCCACCGACAGGCAGTCTTACTTGTGATTTTACTCTATCAGTAACAG cttatattcttacagaagaaaaaaaaccaatGCGGGTTTGGACTGTATCATTCACAGTGGTGGTGCTGGTGGGGCTGGTGGCTGTGTTctgtatttatctattatattatAAGAATG AACCACCTAAGATTTCCGACATCAAAAAAACCCAACTGATCGATAAGAAAAACACAAGCCTGGTATGTCTGATAACTGGTTTCAGACCAAGAAATATTTCTATATCCTTGTATTTAAAGAAAGGCGGCACAGAGAAGAGTTTAGTCGGCTCCTGGCAGTCCCCCGGGAAAGGAATGGAGGATACGCCTTTAATCACTAATCACAATAATGACCTGACTTTGAATTGTTTTTTATCATCAACTCATCGTGGTTTGTTCAGCTGTATCTGCGCTATATCTATAACACCCAATCTCAATGAACATAACGGTGCTCGGCTTATTTTGGAAGTTGAACATGAAGCTCTGACAGATCCCATCTTTGAAGAGCTGCTGCTAGAGGTGACGGGTAGGAACGCATTGTCTTACTATTGA